DNA from Kitasatospora herbaricolor:
AGCCTGCCGGGGGGCTCCTGGTGTCGTCGGCACGGTGACCGTCATCTGACGGATCCGCGGGCGCCCGACCCGGCGCGAGGGTGGTCGTGCCGAAGTACGCCGGCTCCGGCGGGCCCGGGCCCGGTGCCCGGCCACCCGGGCCGTCCACCGTCACCAGTGCCTCCGGAGGATCCGTGACCACCGCACCGACCCGCCCCGCCCCCAGGACCGCCACCGCCGGTGGCACCGGCGCGGGACACCGCCTCGTCCGCACCCCGGCCCCGGCCGGACCGGCCGCCCCACGCGAGCGCCCTCGATCGTCGCCTTCCCCGGACCGGGCACCCGGGACCGCACCCGTGGGCCGCCGTCCGAGCGGCCCGCGCCTGGGCGGCGACCGGCGGAACGCCGGGGACGCGCCGCCGGTGGCGCCCACGCCGGAGATGTGGGCCTGGCAGAGTTCGGCCGCCTGCCGGGGCATGGACAGCTCCGTCTTCTTCGCAGCGCCCGACGAACGGACCGACGCCAAGCAGGGACGTGAGGAGGCCGCCCGCAGGGTCTGCGCGCGACGCCCGGTACGTGACGCCTGCGCCGACTTCGCCCTGCGCACCCGGGAGGGCCACGGGGTGTGGGGCGGCCTGACCGAGAAGGAACGCGCCCCGCGGCGGCGGTGAGGGACGGGCCGGCGCGGGCCTTGGCGCCGCACCGGGTCCGCCCGGGGGAGGCCGGGGCGGACCGGACGGGGCGTCAGGCGGACCGCCGCGGACAGCACGGCGAGGTGGCCGGTGCCGTCGAGGACGGCCAGGAGCAGCAGGTTCCGGGTGGCGGCGGGCAGGTCGCGGACGCGGGTGAGGAAGGGACGCGGGTGAGGAAGAGGGACCGCAGGCGTCCCGCCGAGCGGCAGGACGGCCGACGGGATGCCCCGGGCGCCGGCTGGTCCTGGCGCGGGGCGTGAGGGAGTTCGAGCAGCGCCAGGGGGTTGCCCTGAACGGTGTCGAGCAGGCGTCGGCGGACCGGAGACGTTCGCCGGCCGTCCGGCGGGCGACGAATCCGAGGACGGCGGCGCCGGCGCGGTCCACCCACGGCAGATCGTCCACGACGAGCAGCACGGGGCCTCGACGGCGGCCGCCGTGAGCAGGACCAGGGCGGCGTTGCAGACGGCGAAGCGCTCCGGCGGGGCGCCGGCCGGGAGCGGGCGGGGGCGAGCCGGGGTGCGCGGGCCGCCCGTGCTGCCACCGTGCGCCCCGTCCACCCCGTCCGTCCCTCCGCCGTCGCGAGGGGCCGGCCCAGGACGCGGGGCGTGCCCCGGCGGGCGTGGCCCGGGGCCCGCCCCGGCCGTGCCCCGCCGGGCCACGGGCCCGTCGGCGGGGCTCCGGCCGGTCACTCAGGCGACCCGCGAGCGGGCGTCCGCCTGCTTCGCCGGGCGGTCCGGGACGGCCTGGCCCGCGGTGGCCGCCCGGCGCTGCTGGAGCAGCAGGGCCAGTAGGGCGCCCACCGCCAGGGCCGGGGCGATCCGCAGGAAGGCGCCACCGGTGGCGTGGGCGAACGCGGCCCGCGCGAGGTCCTGGGCGTGGGCCGGGAGCTGGGCGAGGGACTCCGGCCGTGAGGGGTCGAAGCCACCGGTGCGCGGCAGGTCGTGGGTGCGGGTGGCGAAGTCCGCGGTGAGCAGGGCGCCGAAGACCGCGACCCCGAAAGCGGCGCCGACGGACCGGGCGAAGGTGACCACGGCGCTCGCGGCGCCGAGGTCCGCCACGGGGACGGAGTTCTGGACGGCGGTGAGCACGACCATCGGGACCATGCCGATGCCGACACCGGTGATCAGGAAGTAGCCGCTCAGGACGACGGTGCCGGTGCCCGCGCCGACGGTGGACAGCAGGACCAGTCCGGCCAGGTTGACGACCAGTCCGGAGACCAGGATCAGGCGCAGGCGTCCGGCGTTCGCCGCCCAGCGCGCGGCGAGGGACTGGCTGAGCACGAGGCCGACGACCAGCGGCAGCATGTGCACGCCGGAGAGGGCCGCCGAGACGCCGTCGACGATCTGCAGGTAGGTGGGCAGGTACACCAGGACGCTGAACATCGCCGCGTTGGCCGCGAAGCCGATCAGCGAGGAGAGCACCACCGTGCGGGAGGTGAGCATGGTGACCGGCAGGACGGGGGCGGCGGCGCGGCGTTCGAGGGGGACGAACAGGGCGGCGAGCACGACGGTGGCGGCGGTCAGGCCGAGGATCGCGGGCGAGGTCCGGCCCCAGCGGCCGGCGAACGAGGTGACCAGCACCAGGCCGGTGGCGATGGCGGCCAGGACCAGGGCGCCGGCGTAATCGACGGGAGCCCTGGTGCCGCGCACGGCCGCGGGGAGTGCCCGGGCGGCGACCACGAGCGCCACGATGCCGATCGGCAGGTTGACCAGGAAGGCCCAGCGCCAGGAGAGCTGGTCGGTGAAGACCCCGCCGAGCAGCGGCCCGATGATGCTGGCGACGCCGTACACGGAGCCGAACAGGCTCTGGTAGCGGCCGCGCCGTTCGGGCGCGACGATGTCACCGACCAGGGCGAAGGTCAGGACGATCATGCCGCCGCCGCCCACGCCCTGCAGGACCCGGGCGCCGATCAGCTGGGGCAGGTCCTGCGCGAGGCCGCAGGCCACGGACGCCGCGAGGAACACGGCGGTGGCGGCCAGGTAGAGCCGCTTGCGGCCGAACATGTCGCCGAGCTTGCCCCAGAGCGGGGTGACGGCGGTCGAGGCCAGCAGGTAGCCGGCGCTGACCCAGGCGATGTCGTCGAACCCGTCGAGGTCGGCGGCTATCCGCGGCAGCGCGGTGGAGACGATGGTCTGGTCGAGGGCCGCGAGCAGCACCGCGAGGACGAGGGCGCTCATCGCGGCTGGGACGCCGCGGGTCCTGGGCGCCTGGGCGGGGTGTTCCCTGGGCATGGCAGGTGATCCTGTCGGTCGAGGAAGCGCCGGGCCGCAGGTTCGCGGCCGGTGGCGGCGGGGACGGGACGGGGCCCGGGGGCGGCGGCGGCCGAGCTGCCGCCGCCCGGACCACGGGTCGTGCGTCAGAGGGTGATGGTCTTGTACTCGGTGTAGGTGCCGAGGCCGACGGCGCCGTACTCGCGGCCGGTGCCGCTGGCCTTGAAGCCGCCGAACGGGCCGTCGAAGCCGACGGCGGCGCCGTTGACGGTCACCGTCCCGGTGCGGATGCGGCGGGCGACCTCCAGCGCGTGCTCCTCGCTCGCGGACCAGACACCGCCCGACAGGCCGTACTCGGAGTCGTTGGCGATCCGGACGGCGTCGTCCTCGTCCTCGTAGGCGATGACCACCAGGACCGGGCCGAAGATCTCCTCCTGGGCGATGCGCATGGAGTTGTCGACGTCGGCGAAGAGGGTCGGGGTGACGTAGTAGCCGTCCTCCAGCCCTTCGGGAACCTGCGGGCCGCCGGTGACCAGGCGGGCGCCCTCCTCGATGCCGAGGGCGATGTACTGGCGGACGCGCTCCTGCTGGTCGCGGCGGATCATCGGCCCGATGAAGGTGTCGGGGTCGGTGGGATCACCGACCTTGAGGGACTCGACGAGCTCCTTCAGTCCGGCGACGACCTCCGCGTAGCGGCTGCGCGGGGCCAGGACGCGGGTCTGCGCGATGCAGGATTCGCCGTTGTTGAGCAGGGAGGAGAACTTGAGGCCCTGGACCGCCCGCCGGATGTCGGCGTCGGGCAGGATGACGGCGGCCGACTTGCCGCCCAGCTCCAGGCTGACGCGCTTGAGCTGTTCACCGGCGATCGAGGCGATCCGCCGGCCGGCCTGGGTGGAGCCGGTGAAGGCGATCTTGTCGACGTCCGGGTGCGAGACCAGGTACTCGCTGGTCTCCCGGTCGGCCGGCAGGATGCTGACCACTCCCCCGGGCAGTCCGACCTGCTCCAGCAGGTCGGCGAGCAGGCCCATGCTCAGTGAGTTCTCCGGGGAGGCCTTCAGGACCACCGAGTTGCCCGCCAGCAGCGCCGGGATGATCTTGGCGGTGGCGGCGGAGAAAGGCGAGTTCCACGGGATCACCGCGGCCACCACGCCCACCGCCTCGCGGCGCACCACGCTCCGCACCGGCGAGGCCGGGTCGGAGGGGGTCAGGGTCTGCTCCCACCCGAACTCCTCGGCGGCCTTCAGGTAGGCGTTGGCCTGGCGGGTCAGGCCCGCCTGGCCGGCCCTGGTGAACCAGCCCGCCGAGCCGTTCTCGGCCGCGATCAGCCGGGCGATCCGCTCCGCGTTCTTCTCCCGCAGTTCGTTGAAGTGCCGCAGCACCGCCACCCGTTCCAGCGGCGGGGTCTCGCGCCAGGCGCCCTCGTCGAAGGCGGCGCGGGCGGCGGCCACGGCGCGGTCCACGTCGGCCGGCCGGGCCTGCGCGGCCCTGCCGATCACCGTCCCGTCGTGCGGGGACCGGATGTCCAGCGGTTCGGCGTCGCTCGGCTCGGTCCAGGCACCCGCGATGAAGAGCCGGTCGTAGATGATCATGTCTCTCTCCTGCACTCTCTCGTTTTCTGTCACATCAATGTAGCACTTAATGCGGCTATAGCTACATGCCTGCCGGCTGTAGACAGCTTTCCGCCATCCCCGTGGGGTACCTGAGGGCATCACGTGACCACGCGACCCGCCCGGGACGGCCGCGACGGGAGGGCCCGTGCCATCGGCTCCGGCGACGACCGCGTGACCCCCGGGGCCCGGGGCTCGGACCCCGGGGCCAGTGGGAATCCGTCCGACGTGGACCTCGTCCCGGGCACCCGCACCGGCGAGGTCGCCGCGCTGGGCGCGCTGCTCGAACGCCACCGGGCCGGGATCCGCGCCGTGGCGGTGAGTCTCCTGGGCAATGCACCCGACGCGGACGACGCCGTCCAGGACGCCTCGTTGATCGCGCTGCGGCGGATCGGCGACCTACGGCAACCCGACCGGCAACCCGACTCCGTCGGCGGGTGGTTGCGCGTCCTGCAGGTGTTCGCAGCAGGGCACACCCATGGGGCAACCCGATGACCGACCAACCGTCCGACCTGCTGTCGCGCGGGGCCCACGAGATCCTGCTCGACGGCCTGACGCAGCGCTACCACGTGTACGGGTCGGGGCCCTTCTGTCCGGCCGTACCCGGCGGACCGGGAGAACCTGCGGTGACGAACGGGCTCCTGGGCACGGGGGTGTTCCTCTCAGCAGCCGACCGGAAGGTCGTGGGGCCGCAGGCGCGGGCCCTTGTCGGCCCGCGCACGACGTCGGACCGGGCCCGCCGACGGGGAGGGACGACCGACGGGGAGGGGCGGCGCCGCCGGCCCTCAGTCCTCCGTCGGCCGGTGGCGGTCGTCGAGCAGCCCCGAGATGAATCCGTCCCAGTCCAGGGATTCGCCCTCGGCCTGCGCCGACACGATCGCGTAGGTCGCCTCGAGCCAGTTCACCAGGGCCGTTACGGGCAGCTCCAGCACGGCGCTGGACCGCCGCGACGCCAGCAGGAGGAAGGCGGCCTCGCCCTCCCTACCCGGCGCCGGCCACACCTGCACCTGGCCTTCGCCGCTCTCCTCGAACAGCCCTTGGTGGAGCAGTTCCCGGCCTATCCGCCACACGACACCCGGGCCACGGGTCGGCACCAGGGTCACGGACACGATCATGGGCGTGGCCGGTTCGAAGCGTAGCTCCGCCCGGACGGGCCGCCAGGCGTAGCCGTCCAGCACCCGCTTGACCAGCAGGGTCAGCACCGGCACGTCCTGGGGCCGGGGCCCCGTGCGCCGCTCCCGGAGGCCGTACTGTTCGCCGTCCATGGCGGGTTCCCCTTCTGCAGAGCGATTTCGTCAGCCCTGACTGTCGCCTACGGGCGCGGCGCGCGACATCAGTCACTTGACGACGAGCCCGTACCGGTCATGGCGGGCTCCTGCCGTTCCGTGCCCGCTTCTCGCCTTCCGCCGCCTGCACGGGCGGCCGGCCGCGGCTCCGGCGTTCCCGGCATCCGGGCATCCACCCTGCCCGCCCGTGTCCCAGGGGAGACGGTGCCTGCGCCCGACCGTCAACTGACTGATGTCGCGGGCCCGCACGGGCGGAAGAGTGAGATGCGCCGGCCCGGTGGACCGGCCCCCGCCAGGTCCGCCCCGGGACTCCGTACGCCAGGCGGGGCACAGGTGGGGCGCGGCCCGTCGCAGACGGGAATGCCCCGGAGACCCCTGCTCGGCACCGAGGGCACCTCCGCATCACACGAAAGGCATCACATGATCGACAGGCGTAGCTTCAACAAGGCTCTGGGACTGGGCGCCGGCGCGGCCGCCGCCTCGCTGACCGGTCTGCAAGGGGTCGCCGACGCCGCGCCCCTCCCGGGCCGCCCCGGAAAGGCCCCGGTCGTACCGACCGTCGCGCCGGGCACCCACACGACCTTCCCGCCCCTGAAGCAGATCGAGGCCGGGCTGCTGAACGTCGGCTACGCCGAACTCGGCCCCGCTCGTGGCCCGGTGGTCCTCTGCCTGCACGGCTGGCCCTACGACATCCACAGCTTCGTCGACGTGGCCCCGCTGCTCGCCGGCCTCGGGTACCGGGTGATCGTCCCCTACCTGCGCGGCCACGGCACCACCGGCTTCCTGTCGCCCCGGACCTTCCGCAACGGCCAGCAGTCCGCCATCGCGCTGGACATCATCGCCCTGATGGACGCCCTGCGGATCGACAAGGCGGTCGTGGCCGGCTTCGACTGGGGCTCGCGGACCGGTGACATCCTGGCCGCCCTCTGGCCCGACCGCGTCAAGGCGCTGGTCTCGGTGAGCGGCTACCTCATCACCAACCGCGCGGCCCAGCTGGAGCCGATCGCCCCGGCCGGCGAGCACACCTGGTGGTACCAGTACTACTTCGCCACCGAGCGCGGCGAGAAGGCCATGCAGACCAAGAACCTCCGGCACGACCTGACCCGGCTGGTCTGGCAACTGGTCTCCCCCACCTGGAGCTTCGACGACGCCACCTTCGAGCGCACCGAGGCCGCCTTCGAGAACCCCGACTACGCGGCGATCGTGATCCACAACTACCGCTGGCGGCTCAGCGTCGCCGAGGGGGAACGCCGCTACGACCGCTACGAGGACCGGCTGGCCCGGAAGCCGACCATCGGCGTGCCGACCATCACCCTGGACCCGGCGCTGGACCCGTTCACCGCCCCCGGCGACGGTTCCACCTACCGCGCCATGTTCACCGGGCCCTACGAGCACCGGACCCTGGCCGGCATCGGCCACAACCTCCCCCAGGAGGCACCGACGGCGTTCGCCCAGGCCGTCGTGGACGTCGACCACTTCTGACCGGAACCACCGAGGGGCCCGGCTACGGCCGGGCCCTTTCTGTGACCGCCCCTCTTCTCGGATTCCCGGAACTTCCTCCTCCCGGTGGGCGAGGGCGACTGCTCTGCTCGGCCCGGTCGGTGGGGCGCAGGAAGGACGGATCAGTACACCTGGAGGTCCAGGGCCCCCGGGCGCGGGTGGGCTGTCGCCGCGGGCCTAGTGCCACAGTCCTGACGCGTTTGCGCGTATCCATGGCGCCGGTCCGTGGTGGTCGCGGCCGCAGACTGCACACCGGCGGGTAGACTTCCCGCTGTGAGAGCTGATGCCGCGCGGAACATCCAGGCCGTACTGACCACCGGAGCGCGGATGCTGGCCGCCGACCCGGGAGCCAGCATCTCCGCCATAGCCGCGGAGGCGGGGGTGGACCGGCGCACCGTGTACCGGCGGTTCGCCTCGCGTGAGGACCTCCTGGCGGCCGTGTACGCGGCCCGCCTGGAGGCCGTCGAGCACGCCATCGCCGACGCCCGCCTGCGAGAGGCCCCCGTCGCCGTGGCCCTGCACCGCTACGTGGAGAACGTCATCGAGGTCAACCGGACCTGGCCGGTGGACCTCACCCGGATGCTCGCCGACCGGGAAAGCCGTGAACGCCGGGACGTCGCCGTCGCCGAGGTCGACGCCTTCCTGCGTCGCGCCACCGACGAAGGCCTGCTCAGCGCCTCGCTGCCGGCGGGCTGGGCCGCCGCCCTGCTGCCGGAACTCATGCACCTGGCCGCCCGGCAGGAGCCGGAGCTGGCGGCCGGCCCGGCGGCAGACCTGGTCGTCGCCACCCTGCTGCGGGGGATCGGCGCACCCTGACCGCCGGCCGAGGTACGGCCGCCCCGGCCGGCCCGGCCGGCCCGGCTGTCCGACCGGGAGCGCCGGCTCCGTGAGGTGGCCGGCTCGGCGGGACGAAGCCCGCTGCGGGAAGCGCCGCACCGTCACGGGGCGGCCCGTCCGCTCCGGACTCGGCCGGGTGTGACCCGGGCGTGGTGACGTGGGCCGCCCGCTGCCGCTCGACATGTGTCTGGTTGGGCGCGACACAGGTGTGCGCTCTCGCCGCCACTTCCGCGCGGTGCACTGATCACCTACGGGGCGCCGGCGACGACGGCCGACGGCGAGCAGGACGCGACCGCCCCGTACGAACGGGCCGAGTCGCTCGCGGACAACGCCGGTTTCCCCTTCGAGCTGGCCCGCATCCGGCTGGCCCGCATCCGGCTGGCCCGTGGCATCCGCGTCCGCCACGCGCAGGGGCCGAAGGCGGCCCGTCAGACGCGGACGCGGGCGGCCGAGGCCTTCGAACGGCTCGGTGCGACCCCATGGGCGAACCGGGCCCGGGCCGAGCTCCGGGCCTCCCGGACGGCCACCCGGCCCTCGTCCGCGGCGCTGCGCGACGCGCTGGGCAACGCCCCCGAGGGGAGCAACGGTTAGGCCGCTCCGGCGGAGGACGACGGCGGCCCGTCCGCGCCGGCGGGCCGGGTCGGCGGTGGCCGGTCACCGGTGGCCGGGTCCGGTGGGCCGCACGCCCCGTCGGTCGAGCCAGCCGAGCACGTGGTCGGCGACGAACGGCCAGCCGCTGTCGACGACCAGCGAGTGGCCCCGGTCGGCGAACTGCTTGAGGTCCGTCAGGGCCGTGGAGTCGCCGTACTCCTTGTACACCGTCCGGGTCACGGCGTCGGGGACCAGCAGGTCCTCCTGGCCGGAGACCAGCAGCAGCGGACCGCGCCCGGTGTTCCCGGTGTCCACGAGGACGCTCGGCCGGCGCGGCCGGCCGTCGCAGCCGAGGTCGTCGAGCAGGCGGCGCGGGACGGGCACCGCGTACCGCTCGTACAGCCGCTCGGACTCCTCGGGGCCGGCGGCGTTGGCGAACACGGCGCGGAAGCACTCGGGGGTGAGCAGGACCGGGGCCCGGGACGGCTCCGCGACGGGCCCGGGGCGGGTGTGCAGCGCGATGTCGTTGATGGGCGCCGGGGCGATGGCGACCGCCGCCTGCCCCAGCCGGTCCCCGATCAGGTGCTGGGCGACCAGTCCACCGACCGAGTGCCCGACGATCACCGGAGGAACGTCGAAGGAGCGTACGACCTCGGCGAAATGCTCGGTCAGGTCGTCCAGTCCGAGGTCGGGGACGGCGTGCGGACGCTCGCGCGCCTCGCGCGCGGTGGGCGGTTCGCCGGGCCACCCGGGCGCGCAGGTGGCGTAGCCGTGTCCGGCGAAGCGCGCCGCCCAGGACTCCCACGACCTTGCGTGCAGCCACGCGCCATGGATGAACACGACGGGAGTACGGATCACCACTGGTCCTCCGAGCCTGATGACGGCCTGCACCGATGCGGCCACCACCCCAGCTTGCTGGAGGGTGCTTCGTGGGGGATCAGTCGAATGACTGAAAGTGACCGGGTGCGGACGCGCCCGGCCCGGCGGCCCGTACGGCGGGCAGCCCGCCGGGCCGGTCCGGCGGGGCGCACGCGGCGGTTCGGGCGGCCTCCGAGCCGGACAGCGACGTGTGCCACACCGGTACCGGTCGGTCCGTGATGCTAACCGTCACCTTACGGATGTGTGCCGCGGCGGGGGCGTCGAGAGTGGGTGTCGCCAGCCACCGTCATTCGAGAGGACCATGCGGCATGAACGACGACCAGCCCGGAGCGAGCGGGTACCCGGAGGCCTCCCCGGGCCCGCTGTCCCTGGACATCCACCAGCTCGTGGGCTTCTGCGGACAGCGGCGCTCGCTGCGGGCGGAGTTCCGGTTCGATCCGGCCACCGCGCTGGTCGTCACGGTGACCTTCGTGGCGCCGGAGGGCCGCATCCCCTGGGTGATGGGACGGGACCTGCTGGACCAGGGCCTGTCGGTGCTCGGCGGGCTGGGGGACGTCCAGATCTGGCCGGTCAGCCCGGAAGGGGCGCGGACCGCGCGCCTGCAGCTCAACCACCCCGACGGGACGGCCCTGTTCGAACTCCCGCTGCCCCCGCTGGTCCGGTGGCTGGCGGCCACCTACCGAAGGGTGCCCGCCGGTGCCGAGCTGCGGGACGTGGACTGGGACGCCTGGGCCGCCGCTCTGCACGAGTCGCCCGAGGTCCGCTCGGACTGACCGCCCGCCGGCCCCGGACACGGCCGGTGGACCGCGCGGCGGCATGCCGGACGCCCTTCGCCCGCCTCTCCACCGCCTCTCCTGCGCCCGCCCGGCAGCGCCGACGTGCGGCCGCCCACGCCCCCTCCCCCGGGGGCGCGGGCGGCCGCTTGGCCGTCCTGGCACGGGTGCCGGGCAGGCCCGGCCGCGGTGCCGCCCCGAGCGCCGTACCGGCCCGCCGAGGCCTCGTCACCCCGCGGCCGTGCCGGCGGCCCGTGGCAGCGCCGCGGCCCGCACCCCTGGGCGGGGTGCGGGCCGCGGCGCCGGTGCGTCGGCTCAGTGACCGGAGGCCGGGGCGCAGCGGAAGCTGGCCGGGTCGGCGATGTCACCGCCCCGGTAGCGCGAGACCGACGGGTAGGCGCACAGGTTCCGGCTGACGCTCCCGCCGGAGGCCGTGGTCAGCGTGGCGGCCAGCGTCTTCGGTGCCTTGCCCTGCTCGACCCAGGCGGTCAGGGCCGCCAGGCCGCTGTTCTGGCCGTTGAGCCCGCAGTGGGCGGTGCCGGGCGCGAGGAAGAGGCGGTAGAAGTCGTCGGTCTTCTTCGCGCCGCCCATCCGCCGCTCGACCTGCTGACGGTACTTCACGGTGCCGTCGGTGGGGATGTACTGGTCGGCGGTGCCGTGGTAGGTGAGGAGCTTCCCGCCGGCCTTGCGGAAGGCGGACAGGTCGGGGTCGTCCGTTCCGATGATCTTGTCGTACTCGTTCTGGGACTGCTTGAAGAGCTGGGTGAACTGCCCGTAGGTGATGGTCGAGACGTCGAACGCGGGCTGCTTCTTGAGCCAGCCGGACACCCACTCGGCCGGGACGGGGAAGGGCGTGCCCACGGGCCTGCCGTCCGCCCCGGTCGTCGTGCCCGCCAGACCGCTGAGGTCCGCCCCGGCCGGGACGCCGGCCCACAGCTTCTGCCCCGACGGGGTGCGCGGCCCGTCCCAGATCCGGCGGACCACCTCGGCGTCGGCCGCGGTGATCGTGAGCTGCCGGCCGTCGCACTCGACGGTGCTGCCGATCAGCCGGCGCGGGTCGTAGCCGCACCGGTCGGGGTCGGACACCAGGCCGTCCACGGCGCCGTCGTCCGGGTCGCAGGCCTGGACGGCCGCGTCGGTGAAGGCCTTGAACTCGCAGCCGGTCGGGTAGGTCTGCTGCTCGTTCATCACCACCTGCGGCCACAGCGTGGCGACCTCGAACTCGTCCCAGTTGACGGCCGGGGCGTTGGCGAGGATGCCGTCGTAGTCCTCCGGGTACTTCTGGGCCTCCGCGTAGCCCTGCCGCCCGCCGGTCGAGCAGCCGGTGAAGTACGCGTAGGAGGCGGCGCGACCGTAGACGCCGGCGACGACCTGCTTGGCAAGGACCGCCGCCTCGTGCTCGGAACGCGAGGCGAAGTTCTCCAGCAGCCCGGTGTCGACCTTGCCGCCGGCGTCGAGGGCCCAGCTCGTGTCGAGGTACGAGCCGACGCCCGCGTCGGTGGTCGCGGCGGCGTAGCCGCCCTTGACCGCCCCGGCCAGGTCGCTGCCGTAGTCGCCGGCCGCGTAGGCGCTGCCGCCCACCGACTGCAGCCGGCCGTTCCAGTTCTCCTGCGGCAGCCAGACCCGGACGTGGGCGTGGTCGCCCTGGCCGGGGTGGGTGAGCGTCACCGTGACGTCGCAGAAGGCCGGGACGTCGGGGACGTGCGCCGCGGGCAGCGGGAACACCGCGGGCACCTCGAAGGTGCCGGCGGCCCGGGCGACCGCGGTGACGCCCTCCACCCGGGTACCGGCCGGCGCGTCCAGCACGGGGGCGGTGCAGCTGTGGGCGGCTGCCGCCGGGCCGCCCGCGGCGGCCGAGGCGCTGGGCGCGTAGATGGCCGCGGCCAGCGGTACTCCGGCCGCGAGGACCGTCAGAAGTCGTTTCATCGATGTGCCGTCCAAGGTAGTGGGGTCGTTCCGGTCCTCCGGGACGCCGCAGGGCGTGCGTCCGGGGGTGGGCCCGCGGCCGGCGGGAGCGCCGGACGTGGGCGGCAGTTGCGGGGTGCACTCGACCGGGGTGGGCGCCGTGCGGTCCGCCGCTGACGGGATTCAGACTGGCCGGGTACGGGGGGAGCACACATCAGTCAGGTGACGGCCCGGGACGGGTACCCGTCGCGAACACCTGACCGGGCGTGCCCTAGGTCATTCGACGGTCCCGCCGCCCGGGCCCTCCTCCGGCGGCCACCGGGGACGGTGGCCGCGCGCCCGCTCCGGACCGGTTCGAGGCGGCGGGGGCAGCCGGACCTCCCGCCGCGTCAGTGGTACACGGCCAGGTGGTTGCGGTAGGCGAACCCGTCGCCGGAGCTGAGAAGCCGCACGACCGCCGTGCAGTAGCGCCGGTGATGCCGCTCCTCACGGCGCCCGAGGGTCACCGCGGGCACACCCGTCCGGCCGGCGGACAGGCCGTGCGGCGCAGGCCCGTCCACAGGGGGGACCTGCGCGGACCCGCAGGCGTGTCCCGAGATACCCACCGGAAGCAGGACCACCACCGCATCGGAGATGCGTATGCCGCTCTCGCGGGCGGTGCGACATGTGTGTCCCCTGCCGGCCGCCCAGGTCGGAGCCGACCGGCCCCGGCCCCGGCATCCGTGCACCGGCACGGACGGCCTGCGGATGTGCCAGGATGGTCGCCGCTGACGATTCACCGACATGCTCCGGGGCATGTTCCCCGGTGGGCGGTGCTCGGGGCGGTCCGGTGGCGAGCCACGTTTCCTGACGTGCTCACGGTGTCCTGGACCTCGGCGCGCAGACATGCCCAGCCCATCCCAAGTA
Protein-coding regions in this window:
- a CDS encoding WhiB family transcriptional regulator, with the translated sequence MAPTPEMWAWQSSAACRGMDSSVFFAAPDERTDAKQGREEAARRVCARRPVRDACADFALRTREGHGVWGGLTEKERAPRRR
- a CDS encoding MDR family MFS transporter, whose translation is MPREHPAQAPRTRGVPAAMSALVLAVLLAALDQTIVSTALPRIAADLDGFDDIAWVSAGYLLASTAVTPLWGKLGDMFGRKRLYLAATAVFLAASVACGLAQDLPQLIGARVLQGVGGGGMIVLTFALVGDIVAPERRGRYQSLFGSVYGVASIIGPLLGGVFTDQLSWRWAFLVNLPIGIVALVVAARALPAAVRGTRAPVDYAGALVLAAIATGLVLVTSFAGRWGRTSPAILGLTAATVVLAALFVPLERRAAAPVLPVTMLTSRTVVLSSLIGFAANAAMFSVLVYLPTYLQIVDGVSAALSGVHMLPLVVGLVLSQSLAARWAANAGRLRLILVSGLVVNLAGLVLLSTVGAGTGTVVLSGYFLITGVGIGMVPMVVLTAVQNSVPVADLGAASAVVTFARSVGAAFGVAVFGALLTADFATRTHDLPRTGGFDPSRPESLAQLPAHAQDLARAAFAHATGGAFLRIAPALAVGALLALLLQQRRAATAGQAVPDRPAKQADARSRVA
- a CDS encoding aldehyde dehydrogenase, producing MIIYDRLFIAGAWTEPSDAEPLDIRSPHDGTVIGRAAQARPADVDRAVAAARAAFDEGAWRETPPLERVAVLRHFNELREKNAERIARLIAAENGSAGWFTRAGQAGLTRQANAYLKAAEEFGWEQTLTPSDPASPVRSVVRREAVGVVAAVIPWNSPFSAATAKIIPALLAGNSVVLKASPENSLSMGLLADLLEQVGLPGGVVSILPADRETSEYLVSHPDVDKIAFTGSTQAGRRIASIAGEQLKRVSLELGGKSAAVILPDADIRRAVQGLKFSSLLNNGESCIAQTRVLAPRSRYAEVVAGLKELVESLKVGDPTDPDTFIGPMIRRDQQERVRQYIALGIEEGARLVTGGPQVPEGLEDGYYVTPTLFADVDNSMRIAQEEIFGPVLVVIAYEDEDDAVRIANDSEYGLSGGVWSASEEHALEVARRIRTGTVTVNGAAVGFDGPFGGFKASGTGREYGAVGLGTYTEYKTITL
- a CDS encoding RNA polymerase sigma factor: MDLVPGTRTGEVAALGALLERHRAGIRAVAVSLLGNAPDADDAVQDASLIALRRIGDLRQPDRQPDSVGGWLRVLQVFAAGHTHGATR
- a CDS encoding SsgA family sporulation/cell division regulator, which codes for MDGEQYGLRERRTGPRPQDVPVLTLLVKRVLDGYAWRPVRAELRFEPATPMIVSVTLVPTRGPGVVWRIGRELLHQGLFEESGEGQVQVWPAPGREGEAAFLLLASRRSSAVLELPVTALVNWLEATYAIVSAQAEGESLDWDGFISGLLDDRHRPTED
- a CDS encoding alpha/beta fold hydrolase; translated protein: MIDRRSFNKALGLGAGAAAASLTGLQGVADAAPLPGRPGKAPVVPTVAPGTHTTFPPLKQIEAGLLNVGYAELGPARGPVVLCLHGWPYDIHSFVDVAPLLAGLGYRVIVPYLRGHGTTGFLSPRTFRNGQQSAIALDIIALMDALRIDKAVVAGFDWGSRTGDILAALWPDRVKALVSVSGYLITNRAAQLEPIAPAGEHTWWYQYYFATERGEKAMQTKNLRHDLTRLVWQLVSPTWSFDDATFERTEAAFENPDYAAIVIHNYRWRLSVAEGERRYDRYEDRLARKPTIGVPTITLDPALDPFTAPGDGSTYRAMFTGPYEHRTLAGIGHNLPQEAPTAFAQAVVDVDHF
- a CDS encoding TetR family transcriptional regulator, encoding MLAADPGASISAIAAEAGVDRRTVYRRFASREDLLAAVYAARLEAVEHAIADARLREAPVAVALHRYVENVIEVNRTWPVDLTRMLADRESRERRDVAVAEVDAFLRRATDEGLLSASLPAGWAAALLPELMHLAARQEPELAAGPAADLVVATLLRGIGAP
- a CDS encoding alpha/beta hydrolase — encoded protein: MIRTPVVFIHGAWLHARSWESWAARFAGHGYATCAPGWPGEPPTAREARERPHAVPDLGLDDLTEHFAEVVRSFDVPPVIVGHSVGGLVAQHLIGDRLGQAAVAIAPAPINDIALHTRPGPVAEPSRAPVLLTPECFRAVFANAAGPEESERLYERYAVPVPRRLLDDLGCDGRPRRPSVLVDTGNTGRGPLLLVSGQEDLLVPDAVTRTVYKEYGDSTALTDLKQFADRGHSLVVDSGWPFVADHVLGWLDRRGVRPTGPGHR
- a CDS encoding SsgA family sporulation/cell division regulator, producing MNDDQPGASGYPEASPGPLSLDIHQLVGFCGQRRSLRAEFRFDPATALVVTVTFVAPEGRIPWVMGRDLLDQGLSVLGGLGDVQIWPVSPEGARTARLQLNHPDGTALFELPLPPLVRWLAATYRRVPAGAELRDVDWDAWAAALHESPEVRSD